In the genome of Macrobrachium nipponense isolate FS-2020 chromosome 34, ASM1510439v2, whole genome shotgun sequence, one region contains:
- the LOC135207959 gene encoding parathymosin-like has protein sequence MPGVRQSARRKAAEPKEDVPPVKKERATRAKGGKKAEEEKKPAKKNEKVAKKEEPVKKDETKEEPEDDSAEEEENGDKIEDEEEEEEEGAKGKKVEPEDEESDENSDKEEVEKEAPAKKGKGKGKGKRAPAKVAVEHCKS, from the exons ATGCCTGGTGTCCGTCAATCCGCCCGAAGGAAGGCTGCCGAGCCTAAGGAGGATGTGCCTCCCGTCAAGAAAGAAAGAGCTACCAGGGCCAAAG GAGGTAAGAaagcagaggaagaaaagaaaccggcaaagaaaaatgaaaaagtagctAAGAAAGAGGAGCCAGTGAAGAAAGATGAAACTAAGGAAGAACCAGAAGACGACAGTGCTGAAGAGGAGGAGAATGGTGACAAAatagaggatgaggaagaggaggaggaagagggggctaAGGGTAAGAAGGTTGAACCCGAAGAtgaagaatctgatgaaaactctGACAAAGAAG AAGTGGAAAAAGAAGCTCCAGCaaagaagggaaagggaaaaggaaaaggaaaaagagcaCCTGCTAAGGTTGCTGTTGAACACTG CAAATCATGA